A single Blastococcus colisei DNA region contains:
- a CDS encoding ABC transporter permease, with product MSRARRDARIPAPLLVPAALGAAFLVLPLVGLLVRAPWSSVGEQLAAPGVGQALRLSLVSATLATLLSLVLGVPLAWVLARSSIRGRSVLRALVTVPLVLPPVVGGVALFLVLGRQGIVGSWLDDAFGVTIPFTTTAVVIAETFVAMPFLVVSVEGALRAADARFEDVAATLGADRWTTFRRVTLPLVAPGVAAGAVLCWARALGEFGATITFAGNFPGTTQTMPLAVYLALQREPEAAIVLSLVLLAVSLATLLLLRDRWLGRSVP from the coding sequence GTGAGCAGGGCCCGGAGGGACGCGCGCATCCCGGCTCCGCTGCTGGTCCCGGCGGCGCTGGGGGCCGCGTTCCTCGTCCTCCCGCTGGTCGGACTGCTGGTGCGCGCCCCCTGGTCGTCGGTGGGCGAGCAGCTCGCGGCGCCCGGGGTCGGCCAGGCCCTGCGGCTCTCCCTCGTCTCGGCCACCCTCGCCACGCTCCTGTCCCTCGTGCTGGGCGTCCCCCTCGCCTGGGTCCTGGCGCGGTCGAGCATCCGTGGGCGCAGCGTGCTCAGGGCGCTGGTCACCGTCCCGCTCGTGCTGCCACCGGTGGTCGGCGGTGTCGCGCTGTTCCTGGTGCTCGGCCGCCAGGGGATCGTCGGCAGCTGGCTCGACGACGCCTTCGGCGTCACCATCCCGTTCACCACGACCGCCGTCGTCATCGCCGAGACGTTCGTGGCCATGCCGTTCCTGGTGGTGAGCGTCGAGGGGGCGCTGCGGGCTGCCGACGCGCGCTTCGAGGACGTCGCGGCCACCCTCGGCGCCGACCGCTGGACGACGTTCCGCCGCGTGACCCTTCCCCTGGTGGCGCCGGGTGTCGCGGCCGGCGCGGTGCTGTGCTGGGCCCGGGCGCTGGGCGAGTTCGGCGCCACGATCACCTTCGCGGGCAACTTCCCGGGGACGACGCAGACGATGCCGCTCGCGGTCTACCTGGCGCTGCAGCGGGAGCCGGAGGCGGCGATCGTCCTGTCCCTGGTGCTGCTGGCCGTCTCCCTCGCCACGCTGCTGCTCCTGCGCGACCGCTGGCTGGGGCGGTCGGTGCCGTGA
- a CDS encoding ABC transporter ATP-binding protein — protein MSLSAQVAVRRGSLALDASVEVAEGEVLAVLGPNGAGKSTLLRVLAGLLTPDDGCVAVDGTVWDDVPAGTHLPAHRRPLGVVFQDALLFPHLSVGENVAFGLRTRGVRKAERRTAAAAWLDRVGLDGLGDRRPAQLSGGQAQRAALARALVGDPALLLLDEPLSALDARTRLVVRAELRRHLAAFRGSTVLVTHDPVDAMALADRVVVVEDGCVVQTGTPDEVNRRPRTDYVARLAGLSLLAGTGEGNTVRLDAGGVVAVAEEADGPVFAAVRPESVALYLTRPEGSPRNVWPARVVGATPHGATVRVELAGEVPLVADVTVTAFAELGLMPGAEVWATVKASEVAVYAR, from the coding sequence GTGAGCCTCTCGGCACAGGTGGCCGTCCGGCGGGGGTCGCTCGCGCTCGACGCCTCGGTGGAGGTCGCCGAGGGAGAGGTGCTCGCCGTCCTCGGACCCAACGGTGCGGGGAAGTCCACGCTCCTGCGGGTGCTCGCCGGGCTGCTGACGCCCGACGACGGGTGCGTCGCCGTCGACGGCACGGTCTGGGACGACGTTCCGGCGGGAACGCACCTACCCGCGCACCGGCGGCCGCTCGGCGTCGTCTTCCAGGATGCGCTGCTCTTCCCGCACCTGAGCGTGGGGGAGAACGTGGCCTTCGGGCTCCGGACCCGCGGCGTCCGGAAGGCCGAGCGCCGGACGGCGGCGGCCGCCTGGCTGGACCGGGTGGGCCTGGACGGTCTCGGCGACCGGCGGCCCGCACAGCTCTCCGGAGGACAGGCGCAGCGGGCGGCCCTGGCCCGCGCGCTGGTGGGCGACCCGGCGCTGCTGCTCCTCGACGAGCCGCTGTCGGCCCTCGATGCTCGCACCCGGCTCGTCGTGCGGGCCGAGCTGCGCCGTCACCTGGCCGCGTTCCGGGGCAGCACCGTGCTGGTCACCCATGATCCCGTCGACGCGATGGCCCTGGCCGATCGCGTCGTGGTCGTGGAGGACGGGTGCGTCGTCCAGACCGGCACCCCGGACGAGGTGAACCGGCGGCCGCGCACCGACTACGTCGCCCGCCTGGCCGGGCTCTCCCTGCTGGCCGGCACGGGCGAGGGGAACACCGTCCGGCTCGATGCCGGGGGAGTGGTCGCGGTGGCCGAGGAGGCGGACGGGCCGGTCTTCGCCGCCGTCCGGCCGGAGTCGGTGGCGCTCTACCTGACGCGTCCCGAGGGCAGCCCGCGGAACGTGTGGCCGGCCCGGGTGGTGGGGGCGACCCCGCACGGGGCCACGGTGCGCGTCGAACTGGCCGGCGAGGTGCCGCTGGTCGCCGACGTCACCGTGACTGCCTTCGCCGAGCTGGGCCTGATGCCCGGAGCCGAGGTGTGGGCGACGGTGAAGGCCTCCGAGGTCGCCGTCTACGCCCGCTGA
- a CDS encoding nucleotidyltransferase family protein, which translates to MSAPVLAAVVLAAGGGRRYGMPKALVEYEGSLLVERAVRTARAVCDPVLAVLGARAVDVWRQADLGGAAVLANKEWETGMASSLRTGLDGLRGWPGRVDAALVLLVDMPGMTTDALQAMAEHAAPDALAVATYDGVRSHPVLIGRQHWAAVIETATGDEGARRYLAAHAVTEVDCTGLADPADLDVPPSGVPSAP; encoded by the coding sequence ATGAGCGCACCGGTCCTCGCCGCCGTCGTCCTCGCCGCCGGGGGCGGCCGCCGCTACGGCATGCCCAAGGCCCTGGTCGAGTACGAGGGCAGTCTGCTGGTCGAGCGTGCGGTGCGGACGGCGCGGGCGGTCTGCGACCCGGTGCTCGCGGTGCTCGGTGCCCGGGCGGTGGACGTCTGGCGGCAGGCCGATCTCGGCGGGGCCGCCGTGCTCGCGAACAAGGAGTGGGAGACCGGGATGGCCTCGTCCCTGCGCACCGGGCTGGACGGTCTCCGCGGCTGGCCGGGACGGGTCGACGCCGCCCTGGTGCTGCTGGTCGACATGCCCGGGATGACGACCGACGCACTGCAGGCGATGGCGGAGCACGCCGCCCCCGACGCGCTCGCCGTCGCCACGTACGACGGGGTGCGGTCCCACCCGGTGCTGATCGGCCGGCAGCACTGGGCCGCGGTGATCGAGACGGCCACCGGTGACGAGGGGGCGCGGCGCTACCTCGCGGCCCACGCGGTGACCGAGGTCGACTGCACCGGTCTGGCCGATCCGGCCGACCTCGACGTCCCGCCGTCCGGGGTACCTTCGGCGCCGTGA
- a CDS encoding molybdenum cofactor biosynthesis protein MoaE: MIAQVVDAPLSVAEHEDAVADKAAGAVVSFAGVVRDHDGGRSVTELEYVGHPTAAEVITELAEEFAARPDVHAVAVSHRIGLLGIGDVALACAVSASHRGQAFAACAELVDEVKKRLPIWKRQVFTDGEEEWVACP, translated from the coding sequence GTGATCGCTCAGGTCGTCGACGCCCCGCTGTCCGTCGCCGAGCACGAGGACGCCGTGGCCGACAAGGCGGCCGGGGCCGTCGTCTCGTTCGCCGGAGTCGTGCGTGACCACGACGGAGGCCGGTCGGTCACCGAGCTGGAGTACGTCGGCCACCCGACGGCGGCCGAGGTGATCACCGAGCTCGCCGAGGAGTTCGCTGCGCGACCCGACGTGCACGCCGTCGCCGTCTCCCACCGCATCGGCCTGCTCGGCATCGGCGACGTCGCGCTGGCGTGCGCGGTCAGCGCCTCGCACCGGGGCCAGGCGTTCGCCGCCTGCGCCGAGCTCGTCGACGAGGTGAAGAAGCGGCTGCCGATCTGGAAGCGGCAGGTCTTCACCGACGGCGAGGAGGAATGGGTGGCCTGCCCGTAG
- a CDS encoding SMP-30/gluconolactonase/LRE family protein yields the protein MRAEQLTGPVAHHGEGPIWSPRWGGLRWVDMLAGDVLSLDGDGTVGRAHVGDVAAVVRPRRDGGAVLAVERGFALQDADGALRHLHPVWADTGVRMNEGGCDPDGRLWCGSMAYDQAPGAASMYRLDPDGSVHEVFGGVTISNGLEWSPDGALAYYADTATHRVDVFDYDRDAGLTGRRPFVALGDDGNPDGLTVDAEGGVWVALYGGGAVHRYDAGGRLDAVVEVPTAQVTACTLGGPELGQLFVTTSREGLEPGDDPLAGALFRVDAGVRGLPVREFAG from the coding sequence ATGCGGGCTGAGCAGCTGACGGGGCCGGTCGCCCACCACGGCGAGGGGCCGATCTGGTCGCCGAGGTGGGGCGGGCTGCGCTGGGTGGACATGCTCGCCGGCGACGTCCTCTCCCTCGACGGCGACGGGACCGTGGGCCGGGCGCACGTGGGGGACGTCGCCGCCGTCGTCCGTCCGCGCCGTGACGGCGGCGCGGTCCTGGCGGTCGAGCGGGGCTTCGCCCTGCAGGACGCCGACGGCGCACTCCGGCACCTCCACCCGGTGTGGGCCGACACCGGCGTCCGGATGAACGAGGGCGGCTGCGATCCCGACGGCCGCCTGTGGTGCGGCTCCATGGCCTACGACCAGGCGCCGGGTGCGGCGTCGATGTACCGGCTGGACCCCGACGGCAGCGTGCACGAGGTCTTCGGCGGCGTCACGATCTCCAACGGCCTGGAGTGGAGCCCCGACGGTGCGCTGGCCTACTACGCCGACACCGCGACCCACCGCGTCGACGTCTTCGACTACGACCGCGACGCCGGGCTGACCGGACGACGGCCGTTCGTGGCCCTCGGCGACGACGGCAATCCCGACGGGCTGACCGTCGATGCCGAGGGCGGGGTGTGGGTCGCCTTGTACGGCGGCGGCGCGGTGCACCGGTACGACGCCGGGGGTCGGCTGGACGCCGTGGTGGAGGTTCCCACGGCGCAGGTGACGGCCTGCACGCTGGGCGGGCCGGAGCTGGGCCAGTTGTTCGTCACGACCTCGCGCGAGGGCCTGGAGCCCGGCGACGACCCGCTGGCGGGCGCGCTCTTCCGGGTCGACGCCGGGGTGCGGGGGCTGCCGGTGCGCGAGTTCGCCGGCTGA
- a CDS encoding histidine kinase, with the protein MTGMVPSGFADVAPWPDWCAAAEGALGFLAEHVGWDIWMVTQVVEDRQVVLLAHPAGAVRPGIELPWEKSFCRQMIEGNAPRLATVTAAVPAYASRSTGALSDIAAYVGVPLVRADGTLFGTLCGVAYRAKPRSAAREMSVVEIAARMLSTLMAAGMEPPPLPDDPND; encoded by the coding sequence ATGACCGGCATGGTTCCGTCGGGATTCGCCGACGTCGCCCCGTGGCCGGACTGGTGTGCAGCCGCGGAGGGGGCGCTGGGCTTCCTGGCCGAGCACGTGGGCTGGGACATCTGGATGGTCACCCAGGTGGTCGAGGACCGCCAGGTCGTGCTGCTCGCCCATCCCGCCGGTGCCGTGCGGCCCGGGATCGAGCTTCCGTGGGAGAAGAGCTTCTGCCGTCAGATGATCGAGGGCAACGCCCCACGGCTGGCCACCGTCACCGCTGCCGTCCCGGCATACGCCTCCCGGTCGACCGGTGCGCTGAGCGATATCGCCGCCTACGTGGGCGTCCCGCTGGTCCGAGCCGACGGGACGTTGTTCGGCACGCTGTGCGGTGTGGCCTACCGGGCGAAACCGCGGAGCGCCGCCCGCGAGATGTCCGTGGTGGAGATCGCGGCCCGCATGCTCAGCACGCTCATGGCGGCGGGGATGGAGCCGCCGCCGCTGCCCGACGACCCGAACGACTGA
- a CDS encoding MoaD/ThiS family protein, translated as MSAVTVRYFAGARAASGVDTETREAADLDELVRQMVDAHGERLERVLTACSFLVDGTTTRDRSLALAPGAVVDVLPPFAGG; from the coding sequence GTGAGCGCCGTCACCGTGCGGTACTTCGCCGGGGCGAGGGCGGCCTCCGGCGTCGACACCGAGACCCGGGAGGCCGCCGACCTCGACGAGCTGGTGCGCCAGATGGTCGACGCCCACGGCGAGCGGCTGGAGCGGGTGCTCACCGCCTGCTCGTTCCTCGTGGACGGAACCACCACCCGCGACCGGTCGTTGGCCCTGGCACCCGGGGCGGTCGTCGACGTGCTGCCGCCCTTCGCCGGAGGGTGA
- the moaA gene encoding GTP 3',8-cyclase MoaA, whose translation MTSSSLPDPWVRPPDAAAPGSGGLVDRHGRVATDLRVSLTDRCNLRCTYCMPPEGLDWLPKVEVLTDDEIVRLVRIGVEQLGIQEVRFTGGEPLLRPGLVGIVAGATALTPRPEVSLTTNAIGLARVAPALAAAGLDRINVSLDTVDRARFKQLTHRDRFDDVLAGMAAAQAAGLTPVKVNAVLLRGMNEEDAVPLLDFCLEHGYQLRFIEQMPLDAHHAWTRGEMVTAEDILERLSAAHSLTPDTEARGSAPAERWLVDGGPATVGVIASVTRSFCGSCDRTRLTADGQIRNCLFAREESDLRTPLRDGATDQEIADRWRIATLGKLPGHGIDDPSFLQPARPMSAIGG comes from the coding sequence ATGACCAGCAGCTCGCTGCCCGACCCCTGGGTGCGCCCCCCGGACGCCGCCGCCCCCGGGAGCGGGGGGCTGGTCGACCGGCACGGCCGCGTCGCGACCGACCTCCGGGTCTCGCTGACCGACCGCTGCAACCTGCGGTGCACCTACTGCATGCCGCCCGAGGGGCTGGACTGGCTGCCGAAGGTCGAGGTGCTGACCGACGACGAAATCGTCCGGCTGGTGCGCATCGGCGTCGAGCAACTGGGCATCCAGGAGGTCCGGTTCACCGGGGGTGAGCCGTTGCTCCGGCCCGGCCTCGTCGGCATCGTCGCCGGCGCGACCGCCCTGACGCCCCGGCCCGAGGTCAGCCTCACCACCAACGCGATCGGCCTCGCCAGGGTGGCGCCGGCGCTGGCCGCCGCGGGACTGGACCGGATCAACGTCAGCCTCGACACCGTCGACCGTGCCCGGTTCAAGCAGCTCACCCACCGCGACCGCTTCGACGACGTCCTCGCCGGCATGGCGGCTGCCCAGGCGGCGGGCCTCACCCCCGTCAAGGTCAACGCCGTCCTGCTGCGCGGGATGAACGAGGAGGACGCCGTCCCCCTGCTCGACTTCTGCCTCGAGCACGGTTACCAGCTGCGGTTCATCGAGCAGATGCCGCTGGACGCCCACCACGCCTGGACGCGCGGGGAGATGGTCACCGCCGAGGACATCCTCGAGCGGCTGTCGGCGGCTCACTCGCTCACCCCGGACACCGAGGCCCGCGGTTCGGCGCCGGCCGAGCGCTGGCTGGTCGACGGCGGTCCCGCGACCGTCGGCGTCATCGCGTCGGTGACGCGGTCCTTCTGCGGCTCCTGCGACCGCACCCGGCTGACCGCCGACGGCCAGATCCGCAACTGCCTGTTCGCCCGGGAGGAGTCCGACCTGCGGACGCCGTTGCGCGACGGCGCGACCGATCAGGAGATCGCCGACCGCTGGCGGATCGCGACCCTGGGCAAGCTGCCCGGGCACGGGATCGACGACCCGAGCTTCCTGCAGCCGGCCCGGCCGATGTCGGCGATCGGGGGCTGA